CCTTTGACGATGCGGATGTGGCGGATTTCGACCGCTCGATCCGCAAGTACCTGGGGTTGGATGTCGAAACAGCGCTGGCCTATACGGCCGAGCCCAAGATCGACGGGCTGTCCCTGTCGCTGCGCTATGAACAGGGCGTGCTGGTGCAGGCAGCGACCCGGGGCGATGGCGAGGTGGGCGAGAATGTCACCGCCAATGCCCGCACCATCGCTGATATCCCCGCCCGGATCGAGGGCGCGCCCGAGGTGCTGGAGGTGCGCGGCGAGGTCTATATGAGCCACGCGGATTTCGCCGCTCTCAATACCCGGCAAGAGGCCGAGGGCGGCAAGCTGTTTGCCAATCCCCGCAATGCCGCCGCCGGCTCGCTGCGCCAACTCGACGCTGCGATCACCCGGGCGCGGCCTTTGCGATTCTTCGCCTATTCCTGGGGTGAGCTCTCGGAACCGCTGGCAGAAACGCAAATGCAGGCCATCGAACGGCTGGCCGGCCTTGGCTTTCAGACCAACCCGCTGACCCGCCGCTGCGCTGATCTGGACGCGATGATCGCGCATTATCGCGATATCGAGGCGCAGCGCGCAACGCTGGGTTATGACATCGACGGTGTGGTCTACAAGCTGGACGATCTGGGGCTGCAGGCGCGGCTCGGCTTTCGGTCGACCACGCCGCGTTGGGCGATTGCGCATAAATTCCCCGCCGAACTGGCCTGGACCCGGCTTGAGGCGATCGACATTCAGGTGGGCCGCACCGGCGCGCTCAGCCCGGTGGCACGGCTGACCCCGGTCACCGTGGGCGGTGTAGTGGTGTCGAACGCCACACTGCATAACGAGGATTACATCGCCGGGCGCGACAGCCGGGGACAGGAGATTCGCGACGGAAAGGATATTCGCGTCGGCGACTGGGTGCAGGTCTATCGCGCCGGTGACGTGATCCCCAAGATCGCCGATGTCGATCTGAACAAGCGGCCAGAGGGCGCGAACCCCTTTGAGTTTCCAGAGCAATGTCCCGAGTGCGGCAGCCCCGCCATTCGCGAGGAAGGCGACGCCGTGCGCCGTTGCACCGGCGGTGTGATCTGCCCGGCGCAGGCGGTGGAAAAGCTCAAGCATTTTGTCAGCCGCGCCGCCTTTGACATCGAAGGGCTGGGCGCCAAGCAGGTGGAACAGTTTCACGCCGATGGCTGGATCCGTGAGCCCGCCGATATTTTCGAGCTGCGCAGCCGCTATGGCGAGGGGCTGCAACAGCTGAAGAACCGCGAGGGCTGGGGTGAGAAATCGGCAACCAACCTGTTTCAGGCCATCGACGACAAGCGCCGCATTCCGCTGGCCCGTCTGATCTTTGCCCTGGGCATCCGCCACGTGGGCGAGGTGGGCGCCAAGGATCTGTCGCTGCATTATCGAGACTGGGACGCGATGGCAGCGGCACTGGACACAGCGCGCCTCGCCGCACTCGCCCATCGTGCCGCCGATACCGCCGAAGAGCAGGAGCGCCAGCAGGCCCAGGCCGAGGGCCGCCGGGCCCGCATCAGCGATACCCGCGCCGCTGTGATCGCCGCGCAAGAGGTGCCGCCCGAGGCCGCCGCCGCCTGGGCCGACCTGATCGGCGTCGACGGGATCGGCGCTACGCTGGGCCTGTCCTTGTCCGATGCCTTTGCCAATGGTGACGAACGTGCCGCCTTTGATCGGCTGAGCGCGCATCTGACGGTGATCCCCCCCGATGCCCCGGCACGCGACAGCCCGGTTGCGGGCAAGACCGTGGTCTTTACCGGCTCGCTGGAAAAGATGACCCGGGCCGAGGCCAAGGCCCGGGCCGAGGCGCTGGGGGCCAAGGTTGCAGGCTCGGTCAGCAAGAAGACCGATCTGCTGGTGGCCGGGCCGGGCGCGGGCTCCAAGCTCAAGACCGCCGAGAGCCTGGGGATCGAAACCCTGGACGAAGACGGCTGGCTGAAACTGATCGAGGGGCTATGAGCGGGCGGCCGGAACAGCTCTTCCCGCTGTTCGCGGGTCTGGAGACGCTCGAAGGGGTGGGGCCCAAGACCGCGCAGCTGTTTGCGCATCTGGATGTGGAAACCCCGCGCGACCTGTTGTTTTCGCTGCCTTATTCCGTTGTCGACCGACGCCGCCGCGACACGATCCGGGGCGCCGATCTGCCCGCGACGCTGACGGTCGAGGTGACGGTGGGCGCCCATCGCCCGGCCCGCGGGCGTGGCGGCGCCTATCGTATCTTTGTCGAGGATGCGCAGGCCGATTTCCAGCTGGTCTTCTTTCACGCGCGCGGCGACTATCTGAAAAAGGTGCTGCCCGAAGGGTCGCGCCGCGTCGTGTCGGGCAAGGTCGAGCTGTTCGATGGTATGGCCAACATGGTCCATCCCGACCACATCCTGCCGGTGGCCGAAGCGGGCGAGATCCCCGAATTCGAACCAGTCTACCCGCTGACCCAAGGGGTGAGCCAGCGCACTGCCTTCAAGGCGGCGCGATCGGCGCTGGCACGGCTGCCCGATCTGGCCGACTGGATCGACCCGGCCCTGCGCGCGCGCGAAGGCTGGCCGGACTGGGCCGATGCGATGCGCGCGGCCCATGCGCCGCAGGGGCTGGACGATGTGGCCGCCACCGCCCCGGCGCGGATGCGGCTGGCTTACGATGAACTCTTTGCCCATCAGCTGACCCTGGCACTGGCGC
The window above is part of the Ruegeria pomeroyi DSS-3 genome. Proteins encoded here:
- the ligA gene encoding NAD-dependent DNA ligase LigA; the encoded protein is MTEAEAAQELARLAGLLAQANLAYHTLDAPEISDADYDALKQRNAEIEARFPHLKRPDSPSEQVGARPGEGFSKVSHAVRMMSLGNAFDDADVADFDRSIRKYLGLDVETALAYTAEPKIDGLSLSLRYEQGVLVQAATRGDGEVGENVTANARTIADIPARIEGAPEVLEVRGEVYMSHADFAALNTRQEAEGGKLFANPRNAAAGSLRQLDAAITRARPLRFFAYSWGELSEPLAETQMQAIERLAGLGFQTNPLTRRCADLDAMIAHYRDIEAQRATLGYDIDGVVYKLDDLGLQARLGFRSTTPRWAIAHKFPAELAWTRLEAIDIQVGRTGALSPVARLTPVTVGGVVVSNATLHNEDYIAGRDSRGQEIRDGKDIRVGDWVQVYRAGDVIPKIADVDLNKRPEGANPFEFPEQCPECGSPAIREEGDAVRRCTGGVICPAQAVEKLKHFVSRAAFDIEGLGAKQVEQFHADGWIREPADIFELRSRYGEGLQQLKNREGWGEKSATNLFQAIDDKRRIPLARLIFALGIRHVGEVGAKDLSLHYRDWDAMAAALDTARLAALAHRAADTAEEQERQQAQAEGRRARISDTRAAVIAAQEVPPEAAAAWADLIGVDGIGATLGLSLSDAFANGDERAAFDRLSAHLTVIPPDAPARDSPVAGKTVVFTGSLEKMTRAEAKARAEALGAKVAGSVSKKTDLLVAGPGAGSKLKTAESLGIETLDEDGWLKLIEGL